A DNA window from Hordeum vulgare subsp. vulgare chromosome 1H, MorexV3_pseudomolecules_assembly, whole genome shotgun sequence contains the following coding sequences:
- the LOC123445301 gene encoding protein CANDIDATE G-PROTEIN COUPLED RECEPTOR 7-like has product MATAGARLLLLLLAAAGSLLLASPAAAEIRAESFREDPRHTILFEKFGFSKTGAVRIILSGAAVSSSFARADPKQIGFFLLADESLLQAASEPRAPAEKRAAEPEDPSGADEPDLSGCVLSSPYVKKLFTFHDMEGGHYNKSFPVTHPDEYSLYFANCAPESLVSMNVRTEMYNANPDGSKDYLPVGQAPVPAIYGFFAFGYAAFLAGWAYLTLSRDRVAANQIHHLMSALLVARLLYCLSAAEDQHYIRVTGTPHGWDVAFYLFQLIKGVILFAVIVLVGTGWSFLRPFLQDREKKVLMVVIPLQVMANIADAVIGETGPFMQSWVTWNQILLFVDVACCCAVLFPVVWSMRSLRETSKTDGKAARNLSKLTLFRQFYTVVIGYLYFTRIVVFALRTIASYKYRWVSILAEEVASMAFYMFMFYTFRPAERSKYFSLDDDEEEAAEMVLREEEFEL; this is encoded by the coding sequence ATGgccaccgccggagctcgcctcctgctgctgctgctcgccgCCGCGGGGTCCCTCCTCCTCGCCTCCCCCGCCGCGGCGGAGATCAGGGCGGAGTCCTTCCGGGAGGACCCGCGCCACACCATCCTGTTCGAGAAGTTCGGCTTCTCCAAGACCGGCGCGGTCCGCATCATCCTCTCCGGCgccgccgtctcctcctccttcgcGCGGGCGGACCCCAAGCAGATCGGGTTCTTCCTCCTCGCCGACGAGTCCCTCCTGCAGGCCGCCTCCGAGCCGCGGGCGCCGGCGGAGAAGCGCGCGGCGGAGCCGGAGGACCCCAGCGGCGCCGACGAGCCCGACCTCTCCGGGTGCGTCCTCTCCAGCCCCTACGTCAAGAAGCTCTTCACCTTCCACGACATGGAGGGCGGGCACTACAACAAGTCCTTCCCGGTCACCCACCCCGACGAGTACAGCCTCTACTTCGCCAACTGCGCGCCGGAGTCGCTCGTCTCCATGAACGTCCGCACCGAGATGTACAACGCCAACCCGGACGGCTCCAAGGACTACCTCCCCGTCGGCCAGGCGCCCGTCCCGGCCATCTACGGCTTCTTCGCCTTCGGCTACGCCGCGTTCCTCGCCGGATGGGCCTACCTCACGCTCTCCCGCGACCGCGTGGCGGCCAACCAAATCCACCACCTCATGTCCGCGCTCCTCGTCGCGCGCCTGCTCTACTGCCTCTCGGCCGCCGAGGACCAGCACTACATCCGCGTCACCGGGACGCCGCACGGCTGGGACGTGGCCTTCTACCTCTTCCAGCTCATCAAGGGCGTCATCCTCTTCGCGGTCATCGTGCTGGTCGGCACGGGGTGGTCCTTCCTCAGGCCATTCCTGCAGGACCGGGAGAAGAAGGTGCTCATGGTGGTGATCCCGCTGCAGGTCATGGCCAACATCGCCGACGCGGTCATTGGGGAGACCGGGCCGTTCATGCAGAGCTGGGTGACATGGAACCAGATCTTGCTGTTCGTCGACGTCGCCTGCTGCTGCGCGGTGCTCTTCCCGGTCGTCTGGTCCATGCGGTCGCTCCGGGAGACGTCCAAGACCGACGGCAAGGCGGCGCGGAACCTGTCCAAGCTCACTCTGTTCCGGCAGTTCTACACCGTGGTGATTGGGTACTTGTACTTCACCAGGATCGTGGTGTTTGCGCTCAGGACCATTGCCAGTTACAAGTACCGGTGGGTGAGCATCCTGGCCGAGGAAGTGGCTTCAATGGCGTTCTACATGTTCATGTTCTACACATTCAGGCCGGCCGAGAGGAGCAAGTACTTCTCTctcgacgacgacgaggaagagGCCGCGGAGATGGTGCTCCGGGAAGAGGAATTCGAGCTCTGA